The proteins below are encoded in one region of Penicillium psychrofluorescens genome assembly, chromosome: 4:
- a CDS encoding uncharacterized protein (ID:PFLUO_006924-T1.cds;~source:funannotate), whose protein sequence is MGLVYPIYLTSNKIFGCKHCKTHLADYNDIKSRNFRGAHGKAYLFINVVNVTLGEQDERSMTTGRHIVRDISCRQCKELVGWKYDKAFENNEKYKEGMFILEEELLCVVC, encoded by the exons ATGGGCCTAGTCTACCCCATCTACTTGACCTCCAACAAGATTTTCGGGTGCAAGCATTGCAAGACACACCTAGCAGACTACAACGATATCAAGAGTCGG AATTTCCGTGGAGCGCACGGCAAAGCCTATCTTTTTATCAACGTCGTCAATGTCACACTGGGCGAACAGGATGAGCGTAGCATGACGACTGGACGACATATCGTTCGCGACATCTCCTGCCGCCAGTGCAAAGAGTTGGTAGGGTGGAAGTATGACAAGGCATTTGAAAACAACGAGAAATACAAAGAGGGGATGTTTATTCTCGAAGAGGAGTTGCTTTGTGTTGTGTGCTGA
- a CDS encoding uncharacterized protein (ID:PFLUO_006925-T1.cds;~source:funannotate), with translation MTESPSTKVPYEQQNLHKGHHYIKDGNFLLPCQSSVNPLFLQAGQEVITVLDKQMARLVLEWDFSWVTKSGFGVRSAEAEAMRFVAKHTDVPVPEVLFTDFTHVREVTDLSEIFKPDFRSPEGLIGMTIIPGIPLEQKWDTLDNEAKESICLQLWHLLSKVRNIARPQEIEGSYQCAADGSLSRDPMLEDLQKPARPISSDSELRTRIYERYIHCGGTRYENQLLDMLPRSERSVFTHADIAPRNIMVDEQNNVTGILDWEWAGWYPDYWEYAQILRPAFWGDWSIWMERTAPQRWDIGGINAARKVLF, from the coding sequence ATGACCGAATCTCCATCAACCAAGGTTCCTTATGAACAACAAAATCTTCACAAGGGGCACCATTACATCAAGGACGGCAACTTTTTATTACCATGTCAGTCCTCTGTAAATCCACTCTTTCTCCAAGCTGGGCAAGAGGTGATTACTGTGCTCGACAAACAAATGGCGAGGCTTGTACTCGAGTGGGACTTCTCCTGGGTGACCAAGTCAGGGTTTGGAGTGCGATCCGCTGAAGCTGAGGCTATGAGATTTGTCGCTAAGCACACCGATGTTCCGGTCCCCGAAGTGCTTTTCACCGATTTTACTCATGTTAGAGAGGTAACAGATCTTAGTGAAATTTTCAAGCCCGATTTTCGTTCACCAGAAGGACTGATTGGGATGACAATTATTCCCGGAATCCCTCTAGAGCAAAAATGGGACACACTTGACAACGAGGCTAAAGAATCAATCTGTCTTCAACTATGGCATCTACTCTCGAAGGTCCGAAATATCGCTCGTCCACAAGAGATTGAAGGATCCTATCAGTGTGCCGCGGATGGCTCTCTATCCCGTGACCCAATGCTAGAGGATCTACAAAAGCCCGCTCGACCAATTTCGAGCGACTCTGAGCTACGAACGAGGATCTATGAGCGGTATATTCACTGCGGGGGAACTCGGTATGAGAATCAACTACTAGATATGTTGCCCCGATCAGAGCGCTCGGTGTTCACGCATGCGGATATTGCGCCACGCAATATTATGGTGGACGAGCAGAATAATGTCACCGGCATTCTCGATTGGGAATGGGCGGGGTGGTATCCCGATTACTGGGAGTATGCGCAGATCTTGCGGCCGGCTTTTTGGGGGGAttggtcgatctggatggagaggacgGCGCCACAGCGGTGGGATATAGGAGGAATAAATGCTGCTAGGAAGGTTTTGTTTTGA
- a CDS encoding uncharacterized protein (ID:PFLUO_006923-T1.cds;~source:funannotate): MDIHRCRFVSYNPQAINALAFSHPPSADLAGRGVPTLRLAIGRANGDIEIWNPLRGAWFQETVLHGGKDRSIEGLAWTLDPQEDGPDGGKLPGKLRLFSIGFSTAVTEWDLENGRPLRHSSGNYGEIWCLAAQPRWQATRRGQDGKLLPAAEGEFTGQHLAAGCADGSIVILSTADDNLKFLRLVRPSTKRARVLSVTFQSRNTIVAGYADSSIRLFDIRTGQQLRTISLGKGPTGGSKELLVWSVKCLPDGTIVSGDSAGEIRFWDAKNFSLTQRIQGHQADVLDVAVSANGDTVVSGGADQRTVVYRKKEGEKGDKKSRWVELMHRRYHSHDVKTFAVYETKDISIAVSGGPDATPVVLPLREFGKEHHRKLSSLPQIPQLASSPSSRLVMSFWDREISLWRLARGPTSAYENIDGQRQRLVGKIMIQGEENITSAMLSQDGKILAVATIADVKLFAVRRRKGDEKGALRIQKLEVPKGISDEGARLVTISPDSRWLCLIRPNSDIHMARIQPSNTEGVQVLPHLAKVKRATRHARHEKASHGTLGEYERTIRSVIFSDDSKIFASGDISGCVDTWVLGTETGSGANGHIKSNGVSESDDESSDDEDEDVAIEGERWQIAASDSPIPRMKSGIALMSFRPQGTPPQKLLANGTDHRHHEYRLMVLTSEHQLMEFEALNGKLSDWSRRNPKAYLPAEFRGVKDRAMGCMWDLFEGRERLWLYGTSWLWMFDLLQDFPSPEQIKAEAAATAEEANPPGQLVKASKRKRDLHEEAGNERKKPSSGAGDQIPRSQADIHLGSKARKVVGSDGSRGEWVSLDKERSRVPGEEDEAYEYDETFAASSEANLARLRRENGSAVENATPQKQLDAKGNATPAVNGAGPTPQKQPVEINGASSQPARRWWHTYKYRDILGIVPLNTVAGDSSEEQTSGNLEVAVVERPMWDVELPGRYVRDYE, from the exons ATGGACATCCACCGCTGCCGTTTCGTGTCCTACAACCCGCAGGCGATTAATGCGCTCGCATTCTCGCATCCCCCATCTGCTGATCTAGCTGGTCGCGGTGTGCCTACTCTTCGACTCGCGATCGGGCGTGCGAACGGCGACATCGAGATATGGAACCCCCTGCGCGGGGCTTGGTTCCAGGAGACTGTCCTGCATGGTGGAAAGGATAGAAGTATTGAAGGACTCGCATGGACCCTGGATCCCCAAGAGGACGGTCCCGACGGTGGTAAGCTGCCCGGCAAGTTGAGGCTGTTCAGCATTGGATTCTCCACCGCGGTGACCGAGTGGGATCTCGAGAACGGCCGTCCTTTGCGCCATTCGAGTGGAAACTATGGCGAGATCTGGTGCCTTGCTGCGCAGCCGCGGTGGCAAGCGACACGGCGCGGTCAGGATGGGAAGTTGCTGCCCGCGGCCGAGGGGGAGTTTACAGGCCAGCATCTCGCAGCCGGCTGTGCCGATGGCTCGATCGTGATCTTGTCTACCGCAGATGACAACCTCAAGTTTCTTCGTCTGGTGCGCCCGTCGACCAAGAGGGCGCGCGTGCTCAGCGTCACCTTCCAGAGCCGCAACACCATCGTCGCAGGCTATGCCGATAGCTCGATTCGTCTCTTCGATATTCGCACCGGCCAGCAATTGAGAACAATCTCGCTTGGAAAGGGTCCCACGGGCGGCTCGAAGGAACTCTTGGTCTGGTCGGTCAAATGTCTCCCAGACGGCACCATTGTCTCTGGAGACTCGGCTGGTGAGATCCGGTTCTGGGATGCAAAGAATTTCTCCCTCACCCAGCGCATCCAGGGCCATCAGGCCGATGTGCTCGATGTGGCAGTGAGCGCAAATGGGGATACTGTCGTCAGCGGAGGTGCTGATCAGAGGACCGTCGTTTAtcgcaagaaggagggagagaagggggACAAGAAAAGTCGATGGGTGGAATTGATGCATAGGCGATACCACTCGCACGATGTGAAGACTTTTGCTGTTTATGAAACCAAAGATATCAGCATTGCTGTGTCTGGAG GCCCCGACGCAACACCGGTTGTACTGCCGCTGCGTGAATTTGGCAAGGAACACCACCGGAAATTGTCAAGTCTGCCTCAAATTCCCCAGCTCGCCTCTTCCCCTTCGTCTCGTTTGGTGATGAGTTTCTGGGATCGAGAGATCAGCCTTTGGCGTTTGGCACGAGGGCCGACCTCTGCGTATGAGAATATCGACGGCCAGAGACAGAGACTTGTTGGCAAAATCATGATTCAG GGCGAAGAGAACATTACTTCTGCCATGTTGTCCCAGGACGGGAAGATCCTCGCTGTCGCTACGATCGCTGATGTCAAACTATTCGCTGTTCGCCGACGGAAAGGTGACGAGAAGGGTGCTCTGCGGATACAAAAGCTTGAGGTTCCCAAGGGAATTTCTGATGAAGGTGCACGTCTTGTTACTATCTCCCCGGATAGCCGGTGGCTTTGCCTTATTCGACCAAACAGCGACATCCACATGGCAAGAATCCAGCCTTCAAACACTGAGGGAGTCCAAGTCTTGCCTCACCTCGCGAAAGTAAAGAGAGCTACACGACACGCACGACATGAGAAAGCGTCTCACGGTACTCTGGGTGAATACGAGAGGACGATCCGATCTGTCATCTTCTCAGACGATAGCAAGATCTTTGCGTCTGGTGATATTTCGGGTTGTGTCGATACCTGGGTTCTGGGTACAGAGACGGGCTCCGGTGCCAATGGTCACATCAAGAGCAATGGAGTGTCAGAATCTGACGATGAATCgtcggacgacgaggacgaggatgtgGCGATCGAGGGCGAGCGCTGGCAAATCGCTGCCTCCGACTCTCCTATTCCCCGCATGAAGTCTGGAATAGCCTTGATGTCCTTCCGGCCCCAGGGTACTCCTCcgcagaagctgctggccaACGGCACTGATCACCGCCACCACGAGTATAGGCTGATGGTGCTCACAAGTGAACACCAGCTTATGGAGTTTGAGGCTTTGAATGGCAAGCTATCGGACTGGTCCAGGCGCAACCCGAAGGCTTATCTTCCTGCAGAGTTTCGAGGAGTGAAGGACAGAGCCATGGGTTGCATGTGGGATCTGTTTGAGGGCCGAGAGCGTCTTTGGCTGTATGGAACATCCTGGCTCTGGATGTTTGACCTGCTCCAGGATTTCCCATCTCCCGAGCAAATCAAGGccgaagcagcagcaacagcagaaGAGGCCAACCCGCCTGGTCAGCTGGTCAAAGCATCGAAACGGAAACGCGACCTTCATGAAGAGGCCGGCAATGAGCGCAAGAAGCCCAGCAGTGGCGCAGGGGACCAGATTCCTCGCTCGCAGGCAGACATCCACCTCGGCAGCAAGGCCCGCAAGGTTGTTGGAAGCGACGGGTCGCGGGGCGAGTGGGTTTCGCTGGACAAAGAACGTTCTCGTGTCCCCGGtgaggaagacgaggccTACGAGTACGACGAGACCTTCGCGGCAAGCAGTGAAGCCAATCTGGCCCGTCTCCGCCGTGAGAATGGAAGCGCGGTTGAGAATGCAACGCCCCAGAAGCAGCTCGACGCCAAAGGAAATGCAACCCCCGCTGTCAATGGAGCCGGACCCACCCCCCAGAAGCAGCCGGTCGAGATCAATGGCGCCTCGTCGCAGCCTGCCCGTCGGTGGTGGCACACCTACAAATATCGGGACATATTGGGTATTGTGCCTCTCAACACCGTGGCAGGGGATAGCTCAGAAGAGCAAACGAGTGGGAATCTGGAGGTTGCAGTGGTAGAACGACCGATGTGGGATGTTGAGTTGCCCGGTCGGTATGTTCGGGATTACGAGTGA
- a CDS encoding uncharacterized protein (ID:PFLUO_006922-T1.cds;~source:funannotate) has product MAFHHRPTSSFQPCETFFVECDDYTLPPLSAKQQAEKEHTKLVARERQYAIADQLSKIASDELREDILSHMLEMDGQTLPDVESIDIQTEIQWFMRPYLLDFLIEAHTAFQLLPSTLFLAINILDRYCSKRVVYKRHYQLVGCAAMLIAAKYNDKKDRVPTVKELKSMCCSLYDDDMFIQMEWHVLQTLGWTIGHPTVDAFLQIATLDEAYDPEVEHMALYVLEIALFHRDFVSKPSCDLARAALALSRCILGRPQPRHTHWASQYDSMTLVGLSQQLHQPSTVVARKYASAHYSRVSKILEHFLTRQASMVSYSRCTPPVEIPAESKPYTGEMGLATPQKSQQLTAIPHGYLTPPITPENAAFVHAHMGNPDMARGVPVQATCSPTPSPSSEMQYMSTDVYQQQETMYMSQAQHPYQHQQPLQQYAPHPQMGVPATYVGAM; this is encoded by the exons ATGGCTTTTCACCACCGCCCGACCTCCAGCTTCCAGCCTTGTGAGACGTTCTTCGTGGAGTGCGATGACTACACTCTGCCGCCGTTGAGTGCAAAGCAGCAAGCCGAGAAGGAGCACACCAAACTGGTAGCTCGTGAACGGCAATATGCTATTGCGGATCAACTGTCGAAGATTGCCAGCGATGAGCTCCGCGAAGATATCTTATCCCacatgctggagatggat GGTCAAACCCTTCCTGACGTCGAGTCTATCGATATTCAGACCGAAATTCAGTGGTTCATGCGTCCCTACCTTCTTGACTTCTTGATCGAGGCCCACACTGCCTTTCAACTCCTGCCGTCGACGCTGTTTTTGGCGATCAACATCTTGGACCGGTACTGCTCCAAGCGTGTGGTGTATAAGCGGCACTATCAGTTGGTTGGTTGTGCGGCcatgctcatcgccgccaagtACAATGACAAGAAGGATCGGGTCCCCACCGTCAAGGAGCTGAAGTCGATGTGCTGTTCTCTCTACGATGACGATATGTTCATCCAAATGGAATGGCACGTGTTGCAGACGCTCGGCTGGACGATTGGACACCCCACGGTGGACGCCTTCCTGCAGATCGCTACTCTGGATGAAGCGTACGATCCCGAGGTGGAGCACATGGCACTCTACGTTTTGGAGATTGCCCTGTTCCATCGGGACTTCGTGTCCAAGCCCTCCTGCGATCTCGCTCGGGCTGCGTTGGCACTGTCCCGGTGTATACTCGGCCGGCCCCAGCCGCGCCACACTCACTGGGCTTCGCAGTATGATTCCATGACATTGGTCGGCCTGTcccagcagcttcatcaGCCGTCGACTGTGGTCGCCCGCAAGTACGCCTCGGCTCACTACTCGCGAGTGtccaagatcctcgagcacTTCCTTACTCGCCAGGCATCGATGGTCAGCTATTCTCGCTGCACGCCTCCGGTGGAGATCCCTGCCGAGTCCAAGCCCTACACCGGGGAGATGGGCCTGGCGACTCCCCAGAAGTCCCAGCAGTTGACTGCCATCCCGCACGGGTACCTCACTCCGCCCATCACACCGGAGAATGCGGCCTTTGTCCATGCTCATATGGGCAATCCCGACATGGCCCGAGGAGTGCCCGTCCAAGCCACCTGCTCGCCAACACCATCGCCGTCATCTGAGATGCAGTACATGAGCACCGATGTCTATCAGCAGCAGGAGACCATGTACATGTCTCAAGCACAGCACCCATatcagcaccagcagccgcTACAGCAATACGCTCCGCATCCGCAAATGGGAGTCCCCGCAACTTATGTGGGTGCCatgtaa